Sequence from the Bacteroidetes bacterium GWF2_43_63 genome:
TTATATTTTTGTTGAAATATCCGATGTCAAAGATAACGAAGATTAGAAAAACCGCGTATGTTTCTCGAAAAAAATAAGTATGAATCGCATTCTGGCTGGATTGAAGTTGTCTGTGGCTCCATGTTTTCAGGCAAGACCGAAGAACTCATCCGGCGTCTGAAACGCGCACAGATTGCGAAATTAAAAGTTGAGATTTTCAAGCCGTCCATCGATGTGCGCTACGACGAGACGGCGGTCGTTTCGCACGACGCCAATTCGATTCCAAGTACGCCGGTTGATAATTCCCGGAACATCATGATTCTGGCTCAGGATGTTGATGTTGTCGGTATCGATGAAGCTCAGTTTTTTGATGAGGGTTTGCCCGATGTGTGCACTTATTTGGCGAAACGCGGCATACGTGTGATTGTTGCTGGTCTCGACATGGATTATCTGGGTAAGCCGT
This genomic interval carries:
- a CDS encoding thymidine kinase, with the translated sequence MFLEKNKYESHSGWIEVVCGSMFSGKTEELIRRLKRAQIAKLKVEIFKPSIDVRYDETAVVSHDANSIPSTPVDNSRNIMILAQDVDVVGIDEAQFFDEGLPDVCTYLAKRGIRVIVAGLDMDYLGKPFGPMPALMSIAEYVTKVHAICMKCGALAQYSHRIVHNDKRVLLGEKDSYQPLCRRCFEEEMDRLSDLT